In the genome of Lathyrus oleraceus cultivar Zhongwan6 chromosome 4, CAAS_Psat_ZW6_1.0, whole genome shotgun sequence, the window ACTATAAATCACTCAATCCCATTACCAAATCTCAATTAACATCTTATTTCAACTATGAATCTCACACTGAAATTCAGAGTTTGAAGAGCTTGAACCTAGATCATATCCTAAAAGCATTAAGCTAATCCAAAGCACACATCAGCAAGAAATGGAAGAAGAAGGAGAGCATTGAAAAGCACAAAAAATTAGAGAGGGATCTTATCTAAATACTCGTCGGAGAAGACGCATCGCCGAACTAGCTCCGGTCAAGTAATTTTTCTTGCTCTTTGCTTGAGATTTTCATACCAACGTGTTCGCCTTGTGTTCCTGAGCCAAAGCCCCTTACCTATTGCATCATATCGTCACTGCTCTTgatttaattttgatttgaatttttaGAGTTTTTGAAATGAATGTTATGATTTGTTGTTTTTGAGtggttattttttattttggagGTCGAATTCATGTTTGTCAGGGTCGGTTTAGGGTAGTGGAAGGTTAGTGTTGATTTCTGGAAATGGCACAACGGCGCCGTCATGATGCTCATAAGCGTCGCCGTGTTGTTCTTACAACTTTGCCTTGTCTGATTTTTTTTTGCTGGGGTTGAGTTTCTTTATGAGATTCCCTCATCAATGACTTCCATCACCGGTCACCATCCTATTGGAAGCGTGTGGCACTCGAGGAGAGGGGACCTCTACCATGTGTCCCCTTGGTCCGACCATGTCCGGTCAAAGCTAGTATATCCCACATGAGTGCAACCTTTGATGTACTTGATTGATCTCATGCCTTAATTAAAGAGGTGAGGTTGAGTCAATTGAGTTGACTCCCTCAAACCCCACTTGGGCCGGCGCCTCTGGACTTAAAGTGAGCTTCATGGGCTTTTCTCTTAGCCCCTCTATTTTTAGTTATTCCTCTTGTTTTTTTTCCTAATCACATAATTAGTTATCTAACTAAATCTTGTTATAATTATTTGTTTAAGGTAATTAACCTTTAACCGATTCAATTAAATAATAAGACTTTtcattttattaattaattaagaTGATTAAACTTAATGAActtaaataattaattaaaacattatttaattaattaatctTACTTTTTATTTAAATATCATGATTAATAATCCTCGTACCTTCATGTACTCATTTCCTACTTTTGCTGATTACAAATTACATTTATAATTGTTCATACTTATTTAAATGGATGATTAGTTgtctaattaaaataaataatgaCATTAGTTGTGTTAATAAAATTTTCAAGATGCTAAAATCTTGGTCCAACACCAAACTATCCTTTTCTCAAATCATTTCTAAATCCTATTCTATTTCAAGCACAAATTAAAACCTTGATCAACGTCGATTAATTTTatccaaatcaaattaaaacactTAATTGAAACTTAAACATTATTTCATTAAAGATGAAAATGGGGATGGTCTCgagtcttcgattcctctcctcaattgtttggGTACAAGATCCCTTACTTAACTATTCGAACAATTGTCATCCTAAAATTTTCTAATATGATTAACCTAAAAACACTTTCATAATCAAATCTAATCAAATCTATTTTCACAATAACTTAGACAAAAAAGGAAGTGGTCCAGAACCTTATATTCCCTTCCCCGAATACGAGGATACAAGTTACCTTACTCGATCATTCAAGTATTCATTGTTCATCCAAAACACGTTAACATCATCTAAACCCTTTCACaaaggatgaaaagggagatgtTCTAGATTCTTCtattcctctcctcgattgtttggatacgagtttccttactcgaccattcgagTAATCGTCGTCCATTAAAAACTTCCAATCTGTTTCATCTCAAACCATCTTTTGCAAACCAACTTAAGCGAACTCTTTTCGTAATAATTTGGACAAAAAGGGAAGTGGTATAGAGCCTTTTATTCCCTTCCTCAAAtacttggatacgagttgccttactcgaccattcgagTATTCACCATTTATCCAAAATATATTAATAACTACCCAAATTCCTTTACAATTAAAGATGAGAAGAGAGATGGTCTCGAGCCTTTGATTCCTCTCCTCTATTATTTGgatacgagttctcttactcaACCATTTAAGCAAACACCGTCCAACAAAACACTTAACCAATCAAACATACTTTTTTCTCACCCCCTTGCGATCGAAAATCTTTACAAAAGAACATTATTTAGTCTGTTCTAACGTGAATACAAACAAGCACTATTACAAGCACAAGCAACATTTAACCATTAGATCGCGACCTAAACATTCATTCATTTAAACATACAAACCAATAGTCATTTGCTACAAAGAACTACATAGctttgagttctccatcgcaTCTGAATACTCGTCCAATATCTAATTCAAATGCCTCATCTCATTTAGCCAACCCATGCTTTGGCTCTTTAGGGATTCATATTGTTCATTCCAATAAGCTCCTAGCCCCTTGTTGGTATTCAGCTCATCATACTTCTCTTCCTAGGCCCTGGGATAAATTTGAAAGGTTCTTCAGGCTTGTTCCTTGAGACGTCTTTCACGTTCAACTTCACCTTCGGAGCTTGGGAGTTGCTCCTTTAGTTCTTGGATTTGGGACTTAAGCTCCTCCCTTACCCCTTTATTTTTATTATTGGCTAGATCCCACCAATGTTTCCACTATTGTCGTCCATCTCTTTTGGCTTTAGTTAACTGGTCATGGAGTGAACCAAATCCACTATCAGCCTGATCTAGGCATTCCAAAACTCTTTCATAAGATCTTGCTCAACTTTGTTCTTCTTACGACTCTCCTGCAAAAGTTCCTTCCTCTGGTTTCTCTTCCTTTTGAGAACCATATTTTCTATAGTTTCCTTGTAGAGTTCAGATTGCAGATGTTCCTTTTCCTTTCCAAGTCTAGCCATCATGGCTCTAAGTTATTCCACTTATTCAAGAGAAACGAGGACTAGTTCTGGTGAAGTAGACTTTGGATGAATCTCTATAGAAAAAGGGAGATTCACAACTTTGACCCTCTCTGAGACCCATTACTGATAAGGTACCCTCGTTGCACCATTCTTTTTTGCTAACTCTGTCCCTTCAGTGTGAACTTTCTTTGAAGATTGGATGACCTTATGGAGTAAAACTGGATCATTAGTTCCCATATCATTCAAAAACATCACTTCTAACTATTTATCATCAGGTTTCCCATGCATAGGGCATCCAAACTATCGTAGAGCTAACATGGGGTTGTAGCTGATGCAACCTTTAGGTCCTATTAGTGGTGCATTTGGGAAACTACCGCAACTGACAATGATTTTTTCAACATTGAGCTTCTAGCGGTACGAAGGGATATCCTTACTAGACAAAGACATCCGAGTTTTACCCCAATCCCCATTGGACATTTCACGGATATATTAATTAGGCTTGAACACACATGAGATAAGCCAATTATAGAGAAATGGAAGATAACATATTAAAATTCGGTTCTTATTCTCATGTAGAGCATGCAAGGTATGAAAAGTGTCTGCTAGGAGAGAAAGGACTAGACTTTATTTTTCTTTCCAAACGGCCCAAAAGATGCTAATGGCATTTGAGTTTATGAAGCCTTCATAGGTTGGAAACAATACTAGACCATATATGAGAAGAGCTAATATATTTGCCAACGCATCCCGATGACATACCAAAAATAACCTTTATGCTTCTTGTTCTAGAAAATCCCTCCAAAAACCAAATAAATTCTCCCTTTTTTTTTCAATTAGCCAATGCATTAGAGATGGGGATATGAAGTGCAAGGGCAGGCTTCTCTACCTTAGGTATCTGACCAATCCTATTATACAGTGTCCTTTCTTTCATAGAAAATCCCAAAACTCTATCAAATTCCTCCAAAGTCAGAGTCAACTAAAAGTCTTGGACTAAGAAACTTCTAAGTGGAGGATCATAGAAATGGGCCAAAGTGGCGAGGTTGTTATTTGAACATTTACCGAGAGAAGGTCCAAAATCTGGCAAAACTTTCCTTGCAAAGCAACTCTGAAGCATGAGGGAAGCTCACTTAAAAGTCTTATATGTTGGCAATGTCTGGCATTTTAGCTTTGAATGGTAATGTTTTCCTTCTATGTGAACCCATTATAAACTTTTTGTGCTAACAACTGTGTGTATAAAGATTGTCTGAAAACAAAATTTGTATGAATGTCGTGATGTTATGCAGATGATCATGAACGCATGGTATTTGGTATTGGGATATCATAAGGTAACTCAAAATAAGCTTATTTGGTAGGCTTCTTGACAAATAGTTCTAATTTGGTTACCCATAAACCCACTCACATGATACTTTCTATGTTTTGGGataaggttcccagagtcatgaACCATAATCGTATTAACGCCATGCAACAGGCTAGCCGCTTTATGACAAGAGTGATGAAAGTTCTCTTCTGAGCGGGATTTTCATGTTTGGTGCAACAAGGAGTATCCCTTGGAGTCCAACATTATGCAACCACCAAAGCAGAAACTGGTTCTAAGAGGGGCTCATAGAGTCACATACCCTTTATGAATCAATGTCATATGACATGCTAGTTGTCTTATACCGAGATCTACAAACAAGTCTACTCTATGGGAGTCTTCATGCTAGGCACGCAAGGAGTGGCCCTTGGGGACTAATACTacacaacttccaattctaaacttatgtgttctctcttctttttccaaaGCTCGGGCGTAGAGCTTTATTCATGATATCAAAATTCCCAAGCCCACacatgaatatatatatatatatatatatatatatatatatatatatatatatatatatatatatatatatatatatatatatatatatatatatatatatatatagagagagagagagagagagagagagagagttgcAATAAAGCAAAGATAAAGAAAACATATGGCAAAGAAAGAGGAAACAAACAAAGTTAATACACATACAAAAACTTAACTAAACTAAggttgactcacttagggatgttTAGTCCCTAGTAGAGTCGCCATCTGTGGTACCTCGAAAAATAAGAACACGACCTCATAAAGCTCAATCGCGTGCTCGTGGGTTAGACTTAACAGATttgccaccaaactttatttattctcaaagaggaaaagagaaaatatcgataaaacccctaaaaaGGGATAtgatatggtcatcgcaaccactatcaaggttcaggagtcggttacacaaggggaagatattagcacccccCACGTCCATTGTACTTAACGagaaccgtttagttagttttgatttgaatgttagcttatgttagtttGCAATCTTCTACTTAGTTGGGATAGAAAAAGAGAGAAGAGAaatgtttttgaatttttattaATGAGAAAGGACCTAAAAAGCTTTTTATTATTAGGGGGCAAAggattaattttttttttgtattaaTGGGCCTaacaagatttataaatcctgctccttCGTATCCCTGGGTGCAATAGAGAATTaaaggcttacgtagttctgggtagaaaaaaaatttgtttgttgATCGATTTTAGCGAAGGCTATTTTGTATTAATCGATAAAAAATATTGTTTTATCCAAAACAGGTGAGGAGTGAGCGTTTGCATCACATTTAATGGATTTATAGGTATTAACATTCAAGGGAAAACATCACTTATCGCAACTCAAGGATTATGGATGAAGCATTgttttgcatcatcttaagataagatatctttcatttttgaaaaggtttttgaTCAATCGCACGATGACgagaaaaaaagtttgattggttggatgcATTTTATAGGTGAAAGACAAATGTTTGATGAGAATGATACCTAAACCCCGGGATCAATTATTCGAGATTGCACCGTAATGCTATATTTCAATGGTCATCTTTCATTTgaattattaaaaaatatatttgatgaacaacgaacgcttgataagaatcaattgttTAAAGAGTTACACCAAAATGCTTGATTTCAATGTCCCTTATTTGTCCAAGTTCATTTAAGTGTTTTAAGAATGAAAGAACATAACGAATAGGTATCCCAAGATGCGTGCCTCAGGATCAATCATTTGAGGTTTATGCTAGAATGCTAGATTCCGATAgtcctcttctttcgtgtttgTTTTGAAAAGAGTTTTAATATTAGATTTAAATGATAAGACATTTTTAATATGAACACGAAATGATTTAATCGGATACTAAAAAACAATGGTATTGGACCAatatttcttatttttatttattttcaataTATCAATATCATcatataattatttatttaacTACGAAGAAATAATAAATGGGTGAACAAGTCAATTAAATCTAAGAATGCGtaataaaacaaattaaaaatcaactAACTATTATCCAATTATAAATAGTAAATTAATAAATCAAGAAAATATTTTGTTATCTTTTAATTTTTAAAACTTCAAATCAAAtcctttttttttaaataaaccatttttctttatttttagcCAAAAAAAAGGTCAAGcaaaacaaaaatagaaaaaaagaaaaaatggGCCTAAAAGCGTATGGGGAGGGGGGCCCACTCAAAAATTGAAAAGAGAAAGGGGCCATTTGTACTagaaaattttaccttgtacccctacGATTAATCCCATACCcctacaaaaatttaaaaattcccattttacccttaattggttttaaccaatttaccatttcatttttaccattcagttgaaaattccaaaaattacactttcacacccctcgcaccggaacacttgcaaaaagacttccggtatgtatttttGCAAACCGGAAGACTTATGGGAAGACTTCCGgaacacaaaaaaaaacaaaccggaacacttaaggaaagagttccggttcacataaaaaaatttcaaaaaaaatttgcataccggaactctttggagaagagttccggtttgctttttttgtgtaccggaagtCTTTCTTTAAGTCTTCCGGTAcgtgttttttttttttttttttttttttttttttttaatatatatttttttttttttacagaaatggaaaatcttcccaaaatatgtgtagatactactgatgcgtttatgacgacggaaagatttggtacacgagaagaggttatcagatggattaaagaggttggaatcgacaataaagtaactgttattatcagtcgttcagatactaaaacggggaagagagggagaagtaacaaaataatatttggctgtgataaaggtgggaaacacaagattagtgatagtggtacccaaagtgcgtccaagaaatgtggatgtccatttaaaatcaggtcgactccggcgaaagatggatctggttggaagattgatgtaaaatgtgggttacataatcatggtttacctgatagattagaaggtcattcgtttattggtaggttgaccacagatgagaagcaacatgtcgctgatttggcaaagagacatgtagcacctagaaacattttgctttccttgcaagacaagtttcctgagaatgtcactcgtattacgcaagtatacaagcataagagtgtgatagaaaaagagataagaggtccaaggagtgagatacaacatctgtttaagcttattgaggatgcaggatatgtgtattggagtagaaaaaaggatgactcggaagtggtgagagagatattttgggcacatcctgattcagtgaagttgttgaatatatttccgattgtgttagttatggatagcacctacaagacaaacaaatatagacaacctttgtttgaaattgttggcatgacatcgactgagttgacttttgc includes:
- the LOC127075033 gene encoding protein FAR1-RELATED SEQUENCE 5 — encoded protein: MENLPKICVDTTDAFMTTERFGTREEVIRWIKEVGIDNKVTVIISRSDTKTGKRGRSNKIIFGCDKGGKHKISDSGTQSASKKCGCPFKIRSTPAKDGSGWKIDVKCGLHNHGLPDRLEGHSFIGRLTTDEKQHVADLAKRHVAPRNILLSLQDKFPENVTRITQVYKHKSVIEKEIRGPRSEIQHLFKLIEDAGYVYWSRKKDDSEVVREIFWAHPDSVKLLNIFPIVLVMDSTYKTNKYRQPLFEIVGMTSTELTFAVGFAYMESEQTENFCWVLEKLKELFVKKDMCPQVILTDRDLALMKAIEVVFPNSINLLCRFHINKNVGAKCKQHVVNDLQKTIDTLWMEVVWASDEVEYGQRLHQLEQACVDYSGFINYVKDTWLTPHRHRFVGAWINRVLHLGNTTTNRVESAHWKLKQMLGNSIGDMVKCWEAMMFIGTLRIMSMLIRHLNLHKGNLNHHRLRRRSNYQRSNHNSLFNFLIILGHTLKM